A single Ziziphus jujuba cultivar Dongzao chromosome 11, ASM3175591v1 DNA region contains:
- the LOC107432898 gene encoding L-ascorbate peroxidase 2, cytosolic isoform X2, translated as MGKSYPAVSEEYQKAVEKCKRKLRGLIAEKHCAPIILRLAWHSAGTFDVKTKTGGPFGTIRHPAELAHEANNGLDIAVRLLEPIKEQFPILSYADFYQLAGVVAVEVTGGPEIPFHPGRPDKHEPPPEGSDHLRDVFGHMGLSDKDIVALSGGHTLGRCHKERSGFEGPWTTNPLIFDNSYFKELLSGEKEGLLQLPSDKALLEDPVFRPLVEKYAADEDAFFADYAEAHLKLSELGFADVE; from the exons ATGGGAAAATCATATCCGGCTGTGAGCGAGGAATACCAGAAGGCGGTAGAGAAATGCAAGCGGAAGCTCCGAGGACTCATCGCTGAGAAGCACTGTGCTCCTATAATTCTAAGATTGGC ATGGCACTCAGCTGGAACCTTCGACGTGAAGACGAAGACAGGAGGACCGTTTGGAACCATCAGGCACCCAGCGGAGCTGGCTCACGAAGCCAACAATGGCCTTGATATTGCGGTCAGGCTCTTGGAACCCATTAAGGAACAGTTTCCCATTTTATCTTATGCAGACTTCTACCAG TTGGCTGGAGTTGTTGCCGTAGAAGTTACTGGAGGTCCTGAGATTCCTTTCCACCCAGGAAGACCG GACAAACACGAACCACCACCTGAAG GTTCGGACCATTTGAGGGATGTTTTTGGCCACATGGGTCTAAGTGACAAGGATATTGTTGCCTTATCTGGTGGTCATACGCTG GGAAGGTGCCACAAGGAGCGATCTGGATTTGAGGGACCCTGGACAACCAACCCTCTAATCTTtgataattcctatttcaa ggaACTTCTTAGTGGAGAGAAAGAAGGTCTTCTCCAGCTGCCATCAGACAAGGCTTTACTGGAGGACCCAGTCTTTCGTCCCTTGGTTGAAAAATATGCTGCG GATGAGGATGCGTTCTTCGCTGATTATGCTGAAGCTCATTTGAAGCTTTCAGAGCTTGG CTTTGCGGATGTGGAGTAA
- the LOC107432898 gene encoding L-ascorbate peroxidase 2, cytosolic isoform X1 codes for MGKSYPAVSEEYQKAVEKCKRKLRGLIAEKHCAPIILRLAWHSAGTFDVKTKTGGPFGTIRHPAELAHEANNGLDIAVRLLEPIKEQFPILSYADFYQLAGVVAVEVTGGPEIPFHPGRPDKHEPPPEGRLPNATKGSDHLRDVFGHMGLSDKDIVALSGGHTLGRCHKERSGFEGPWTTNPLIFDNSYFKELLSGEKEGLLQLPSDKALLEDPVFRPLVEKYAADEDAFFADYAEAHLKLSELGFADVE; via the exons ATGGGAAAATCATATCCGGCTGTGAGCGAGGAATACCAGAAGGCGGTAGAGAAATGCAAGCGGAAGCTCCGAGGACTCATCGCTGAGAAGCACTGTGCTCCTATAATTCTAAGATTGGC ATGGCACTCAGCTGGAACCTTCGACGTGAAGACGAAGACAGGAGGACCGTTTGGAACCATCAGGCACCCAGCGGAGCTGGCTCACGAAGCCAACAATGGCCTTGATATTGCGGTCAGGCTCTTGGAACCCATTAAGGAACAGTTTCCCATTTTATCTTATGCAGACTTCTACCAG TTGGCTGGAGTTGTTGCCGTAGAAGTTACTGGAGGTCCTGAGATTCCTTTCCACCCAGGAAGACCG GACAAACACGAACCACCACCTGAAGGTCGGTTGCCTAATGCCACTAAAG GTTCGGACCATTTGAGGGATGTTTTTGGCCACATGGGTCTAAGTGACAAGGATATTGTTGCCTTATCTGGTGGTCATACGCTG GGAAGGTGCCACAAGGAGCGATCTGGATTTGAGGGACCCTGGACAACCAACCCTCTAATCTTtgataattcctatttcaa ggaACTTCTTAGTGGAGAGAAAGAAGGTCTTCTCCAGCTGCCATCAGACAAGGCTTTACTGGAGGACCCAGTCTTTCGTCCCTTGGTTGAAAAATATGCTGCG GATGAGGATGCGTTCTTCGCTGATTATGCTGAAGCTCATTTGAAGCTTTCAGAGCTTGG CTTTGCGGATGTGGAGTAA
- the LOC107432897 gene encoding probable LRR receptor-like serine/threonine-protein kinase At1g67720 has product MASKLFVFFLVSALLLVMDSSFAQMPGFVSLDCGGKEGFRDELGLEWSPDNLKYGETTNISVENESRTQYMSLRHFPADSRKYCYTLNVSSRTRYLIRATFLYGNFDNNNVYPKFDISIGATHWSTIVISDANTIEMRELIFLASSPTVSVCLSNATTGQPFISTLELRQFNGSMYYTEFEAQFYLSISARINFGADSEAPIRYPDDPFDRIWESDSLKKANYLVDVATGTKKVSTKLPIDVNRDDRPPVKVMQTAVVGTNGSLTYRLNLDGFPGPGWAFTYFAEIEDLAPDESRKFRLVLPGNPEISKAIVNIEENAQGKYRLYEPGFTNLSLPFVLSFRFGKTSDSSRGPLLNAMEINKYLEKNVGSIDGDIIANVVSGYLSADWAQEGGDPCLPVPWSWVQCNSDPQPRVVSIFLSKKNLTGNIPSDLIMLSGLVELWLDGNSLTGPIPDFSGCVDLRIIHLENNQLTGPLPSSLLNLPNLKELHVQNNLLSGTVPRGLLNRNLVLDYSGNINLHKGSASGSRVNIVVGSSVGAAGLLIATIVSFIFIRKVKKRHPERDQPRHTLPVQMLVSSKSNAPAEAAHCFTFSEIEDATKKFEKKIGSGGFGVVYYGKMKDGKEIAVKALTSNSYQGKREFSNEVTLLSRIHHRNLVQFHGYCQDDGRSMLVYEFMHNGTLKEHLYGPLTRGQSINWLKRLEIAEDAAKGIEYLHTGCVPAIIHRDLKSSNILLDKDMKAKVSDFGLSKLAVDGASHVSSIVRGTVGYLDPEYYISQQLTDKSDVYSFGVILLELISGQEAISNENFGVNCRNIVQWAKLHIESGDIQGIIDPSLGNEFDIQSMWKIAEKALMCVQPHGYMRPSISEVLKEIQDAISMEREAAMVRDSNSDNTSRNSAHSSLMLGSLDMGGNDNFLSLDDTIAQPSAR; this is encoded by the exons ATGGCGAGCAAGCTTTTCGTCTTCTTTCTCGTTTCTGCTCTACTTCTTGTCATGGATTCATCCTTTGCTCAGATGCCAG GGTTTGTGAGTTTGGATTGTGGAGGTAAAGAAGGCTTCAGAGATGAACTTGGACTCGAATGGAGTCCTGACAATCTTAAGTATGGAGAAACAACGAATATATCAGTCGAAAACGAGTCCCGAACACAATATATGTCGCTGAGGCACTTTCCTGCAGATTCAAGAAAGTATTGTTACACGCTTAATGTCTCAAGTAGGACTAGGTACCTTATCAGAGCAACATTCTTGTATGGTAACTTTGACAACAATAATGTTTATCCAAAATTTGACATTTCTATTGGGGCAACCCATTGGTCCACCATCGTTATCTCGGATGCTAATACTATTGAGATGAGAGAGCTAATTTTTCTAGCTTCAAGTCCTACTGTCAGTGTGTGTTTATCCAATGCTACAACAGGGCAGCCTTTTATATCCACCCTTGAGCTTCGGCAATTCAATGGTTCAATGTACTATACAGAATTTGAAGCCCAGTTCTACCTTAGTATCTCGGCAAGGATAAACTTTGGTGCTGATAGTGAAGCTCCAATTAG GTATCCTGATGACCCTTTTGATAGGATATGGGAGTCAGACTCTCTGAAGAAAGCAAATTACCTTGTTGATGTTGCTACTGGAACTAAAAAAGTGTCAACCAAACTGCCAATTGATGTTAACAGGGATGACAGACCACCTGTAAAGGTTATGCAGACAGCTGTGGTAGGAACAAATGGATCATTAACTTACCGGTTGAACTTGGATGGCTTTCCTGGTCCTGGATGGGCATTCACCTACTTCGCAGAAATTGAAGATCTTGCTCCAGATGAATCCAGAAAGTTTAGATTGGTGCTTCCGGGCAATCCTGAAATCAGCAAGGCTATAGTTAACATTGAAGAAAATGCTCAAGGAAAATATCGTCTCTATGAGCCAGGATTTACCAATCTTTCCCTTCCTTTTGTATTATCTTTTAGGTTTGGGAAGACATCTGATTCTTCCAGAGGGCCTCTCTTGAATGCAATGGAGATAAATAAGTATTTGGAGAAAAATGTCGGGTCTATAGATG GGGACATTATTGCTAATGTAGTTTCAGGCTACTTATCAGCAGACTGGGCCCAAGAAGGTGGTGATCCTTGCCTGCCAGTGCCGTGGTCTTGGGTTCAATGTAACTCAGATCCACAACCAAGGGTAGTTTCAAT TTTTTTGTCTAAAAAGAATTTGACTGGGAATATCCCTTCAGACTTGATAATGTTGAGTGGACTAGTGGAATT ATGGCTTGATGGGAATTCACTGACTGGTCCAATACCTGATTTCAGTGGATGTGTGGACTTGAGAATTAT TCATCTTGAAAACAATCAATTGACGGGTCCACTGCCTTCCTCCCTGTTGAACCTGCCAAATTTAAAGGAACT GCATGTGCAAAACAATTTGCTTTCTGGAACAGTGCCGAGGGGTCTTCTCAATAGAAACTTAGTTCTGGA CTATTCTGGAAACATTAATCTTCATAAAGGGAGTGCAAGTGGGAGCCGCGTTAATATTGTTGTTGGTTCATCAGTTGGTGCTGCTGGTCTGCTTATAGCTACTATTGtgtctttcatttttattcgcAAAGTGAAGAAAAGACATCCTGAAAGAG ATCAGCCTAGACATACCCTACCCGTTCAAATGCTTGTATCCTCCAAGAGCAATGCTCCCGCAGAAGCTGCACATTGCTTTACCTTTTCTGAAATTGAAGATGCtacaaaaaagtttgaaaagaaaattggttCTGGAGGTTTTGGAGTTGTGTATTATGGGAAGATGAAAGATGGTAAAGAAATTGCAGTGAAAGCTCTAACCAGTAATTCCTACCAGGGAAAGCGAGAGTTTTCGAATGAG GTAACTCTTCTTTCAAGGATACATCACAGGAATCTGGTACAGTTTCATGGATATTGCCAAGATGATGGGAGAAGCATGCTTGTTTATGAGTTCATGCATAATGGAACTCTCAAGGAACATCTTTATG GTCCATTAACACGTGGACAAAGTATCAACTGGCTCAAGCGTCTTGAGATTGCTGAAGATGCTGCTAAAG GGATTGAGTATCTTCACACAGGCTGTGTTCCAGCCATTATTCATAGAGACTTGAAAAGCAGTAATATTCTTCTTGACAAAGACATGAAAGCAAAGGTTTCAGATTTTGGTCTCTCTAAACTTGCCGTAGATGGAGCCTCCCATGTGTCAAGCATAGTTCGTGGCACAGTAGGCTATCTAGATCCTGA GTACTATATCTCTCAACAGTTGACCGATAAGAGCGATGTGTATAGTTTTGGTGTCATTCTTCTCGAGCTGATATCTGGTCAAGAAGCAATATctaatgaaaattttggtgtTAATTGCCGTAATATTGTCCAGTGG GCAAAACTACACATTGAGAGTGGTGACATTCAAGGAATTATTGATCCCTCTCTAGGCAATGAATTCGACATCCAATCAATGTGGAAGATAGCCGAGAAAGCTTTAATGTGTGTTCAACCGCATGGATATATGAGACCATCAATTTCAGAAGTTCTCAAGGAAATCCAAGATGCCATATCAATGGAAAGAGAAGCTGCAATGGTAAGAGATAGTAACTCTGATAATACATCGAGGAATTCTGCTCATTCGTCACTGATGTTAGGTTCTCTTGATATGGGTGGAAATGACAATTTCTTGTCACTTGACGATACTATCGCACAGCCAAGCGCTCGGTAG